The proteins below are encoded in one region of Candidatus Poribacteria bacterium:
- a CDS encoding VCBS repeat-containing protein yields the protein MKSIFLACLLLLISSSSIADSSKFTSVTKEAGIHFKHYNGTSGQLYFIEPLGGGAAFLDYNKDGFQDIYLVNGAVLPSLAEKQSDWDEPPRNALYRNNGDGTFTDVSAAARVADTGYGMGCVVGDYNNDGFSDLYVTNFGANIFFHNNGDGTFTDVTTRTGTGDTRWGASCAFVDYDNDSFLDTQSNPIRSV from the coding sequence ATGAAATCTATTTTTCTCGCATGTCTCCTACTTCTCATCAGTAGCTCTTCCATTGCAGACTCGTCGAAGTTTACATCCGTCACAAAGGAAGCAGGCATCCACTTCAAACACTATAACGGAACGAGCGGACAACTGTATTTCATCGAACCCCTCGGCGGAGGCGCAGCATTTCTGGACTACAACAAAGACGGATTCCAAGACATCTATCTCGTCAACGGCGCAGTCCTACCGTCTCTCGCAGAGAAGCAATCAGATTGGGATGAACCACCGCGAAACGCGCTCTATCGCAACAACGGTGACGGCACATTCACCGATGTTTCAGCGGCAGCAAGGGTCGCCGATACAGGATACGGCATGGGATGTGTGGTTGGAGACTACAACAATGATGGGTTTTCCGACCTGTACGTGACCAACTTCGGGGCAAACATCTTTTTCCACAACAATGGCGACGGAACTTTTACCGATGTCACAACGCGGACAGGCACCGGGGACACGCGCTGGGGGGCAAGCTGCGCCTTCGTCGATTACGAC